In one Desulfoferula mesophila genomic region, the following are encoded:
- a CDS encoding DUF3795 domain-containing protein translates to MNSISCCGLDCAQCPAHLAWLNDDQALRQNTAQEWSRMYKAQITPEQINCQGCQSLQEPLFGHCHACDIRACARERGHATCAPCVDYPCSRLDFVHQAVPAARQNLDNLRSRS, encoded by the coding sequence ATGAACTCTATATCCTGCTGCGGTCTGGACTGCGCCCAATGCCCGGCCCATCTGGCCTGGCTGAACGACGACCAGGCCCTGCGGCAAAATACGGCCCAGGAATGGTCGCGCATGTACAAGGCCCAAATCACCCCGGAGCAGATCAACTGCCAAGGTTGCCAGTCGCTTCAGGAACCCCTGTTCGGCCACTGCCACGCCTGCGACATCCGCGCCTGCGCCCGTGAGCGGGGCCATGCTACCTGTGCCCCCTGTGTGGACTATCCCTGCTCCCGTCTGGATTTCGTGCACCAGGCCGTGCCCGCCGCCCGGCAAAACCTGGATAATTTGCGCTCCCGGAGCTGA
- a CDS encoding sugar phosphate isomerase/epimerase family protein, with translation MRLLLAQVSLLPETLSRKVTPWQLPSLAVRHGFQGVEWLDRLLPSLEPRALRRLGYMSREAGATDNALSLSIPYDADPGRLHRATQRCLALLEACPSLGVGAVRVDLARSGVNLGHLLEMVSSWRSHKYQGGDPLGWAGRLAYLVLARAGLARDRGHGTTPPPSPRAELDRAVRALLPLARKAADLGLALGVENHWGLSGRQDQLLYTIHQLREYGVGVCLDLDNFYGDQNALSGVAALAPQAVHVHYKAHAREAEAEAARLDYRARLGHLQRSGYAGMFSVEYDGPPPGLSGSTRAARVLREMWEGRSDGGC, from the coding sequence ATGCGCCTCCTGCTGGCCCAGGTGTCCCTTTTACCCGAAACGCTCAGCCGCAAGGTGACTCCCTGGCAACTGCCAAGCCTGGCGGTCCGCCACGGTTTTCAGGGAGTGGAGTGGCTGGACCGTTTGCTGCCTTCGCTGGAGCCCCGGGCCCTGCGCCGTTTGGGGTACATGAGCCGCGAGGCGGGCGCCACGGACAACGCCCTGAGCCTGAGCATCCCCTATGACGCCGACCCCGGCCGTCTGCACAGGGCCACCCAGCGCTGCCTGGCACTCTTGGAGGCCTGCCCGTCCCTGGGGGTGGGCGCGGTGCGGGTGGATCTGGCCCGATCCGGAGTCAACCTGGGGCATCTATTAGAGATGGTCAGCTCCTGGCGCAGCCACAAGTATCAGGGAGGCGATCCCCTGGGCTGGGCCGGGCGCTTGGCTTACCTGGTCCTGGCCAGGGCGGGCCTGGCCCGCGACCGGGGACACGGGACCACTCCGCCGCCCTCGCCTCGAGCCGAACTGGACCGCGCGGTGCGGGCATTGTTGCCCCTGGCGCGAAAAGCGGCCGACCTGGGCCTTGCCCTGGGGGTGGAAAACCACTGGGGCCTAAGCGGCCGCCAGGATCAGCTTTTGTATACAATCCACCAGTTGCGGGAATACGGCGTGGGCGTTTGCCTGGACCTGGACAACTTTTACGGCGACCAGAACGCCTTGTCCGGGGTGGCCGCATTGGCACCCCAGGCGGTGCACGTGCATTACAAGGCACACGCCAGGGAGGCTGAGGCCGAGGCCGCTCGCCTGGATTACCGGGCGCGCCTGGGGCACCTCCAGAGGTCCGGTTATGCGGGAATGTTCAGCGTGGAATACGACGGCCCGCCGCCGGGCCTTAGCGGATCCACGCGAGCCGCCAGGGTATTGCGGGAGATGTGGGAAGGGCGCTCAGATGGTGGCTGCTAG
- a CDS encoding class I SAM-dependent methyltransferase — protein MVAASGEAEVRASVLFSRDAREYDELRRLLVPCFDEFYGTALRLIQEWRGTSDIEVLDIGAGTGLFSAMVLGQGQVKRLCLLDGSAAMLERARCRFPKDDLVEYRIADMGQADLRGPWDLVISALAIHHLSDDGKRELYRRIRRVLKQGGLFVNAEQVAGPTLEADQRYERIWLEQIRQLGVSEEEVAKARQRMSYDQCAPVESQLQWLTQAGFSEVDCSFKAWRFAVISGLA, from the coding sequence ATGGTGGCTGCTAGCGGGGAAGCCGAGGTGCGGGCGTCGGTGCTGTTCAGTCGCGACGCAAGGGAATACGATGAGTTGCGCCGCCTTTTGGTGCCTTGTTTCGACGAGTTCTATGGCACCGCTCTCAGGCTCATTCAGGAATGGCGGGGCACCTCGGATATCGAGGTTCTGGATATCGGCGCGGGAACCGGTCTTTTTTCGGCCATGGTGCTGGGGCAGGGGCAGGTCAAGCGGCTGTGCCTGCTGGATGGTTCTGCCGCCATGCTAGAGCGGGCCCGTTGCCGCTTTCCAAAGGACGACCTGGTGGAGTACCGGATTGCCGACATGGGCCAGGCCGATCTGAGGGGGCCGTGGGACCTGGTCATCTCGGCGCTTGCCATCCACCACTTATCCGACGACGGGAAACGCGAGCTATATCGTCGCATTCGCCGTGTGTTGAAGCAGGGCGGGTTGTTCGTGAACGCCGAGCAGGTCGCCGGGCCGACGCTTGAGGCGGACCAGCGCTACGAACGGATCTGGTTGGAGCAGATTCGCCAGCTCGGCGTATCGGAGGAGGAGGTCGCAAAGGCGCGCCAACGCATGTCCTATGACCAGTGCGCGCCGGTAGAGAGCCAACTACAATGGTTGACGCAAGCAGGGTTCTCGGAGGTGGATTGCAGCTTCAAGGCCTGGCGCTTCGCGGTGATCAGCGGCTTGGCCTGA
- a CDS encoding P1 family peptidase translates to MNRPGPHNCITDVAGLKVGSYTDRQALCGCTVTLCPAGAVAGVDVRGAAPGTRETDLLDPVNLVERVHAICLSGGSVYGLACADGVVRWLGGQGIGFPLDDQGHVAPIVPGAVLFDLGRGAEFVPPVGPDWGRAACEAAGAGPVALGCVGAGTGAVAGGMKGGLGSASEALESGVTVGALVAVNSLGSLLDPASGRFWELGLELEGEFGERATQAKELPPWPPQAEPAKNTTIGMVATDATLNKAQCAKVAQMAQDGLARAIRPAHTMFDGDTIFALATGERSLPSSPGVFGPPEATAVTEIGRAAADCLSRAIIRAVLAAEGLGGWPAFSDLSPRQANPFTRNG, encoded by the coding sequence TTGAACCGACCTGGGCCCCACAACTGCATAACCGACGTAGCCGGCCTCAAGGTGGGCTCTTACACCGATCGCCAGGCCCTGTGCGGCTGCACGGTTACGCTCTGCCCCGCCGGAGCGGTGGCCGGGGTGGACGTGCGCGGCGCGGCGCCGGGCACCCGGGAGACCGACCTCTTGGACCCGGTGAACCTGGTGGAGCGGGTGCATGCCATCTGCCTCAGCGGAGGCTCGGTGTACGGCCTGGCCTGCGCCGATGGCGTGGTGCGCTGGCTGGGCGGGCAAGGAATCGGCTTCCCCTTGGACGATCAGGGTCACGTGGCCCCCATCGTGCCCGGCGCGGTGCTGTTCGATCTGGGCCGGGGTGCGGAGTTCGTGCCGCCCGTGGGGCCGGACTGGGGCCGCGCCGCCTGCGAAGCCGCGGGCGCGGGCCCCGTCGCCCTGGGCTGCGTGGGCGCGGGCACCGGCGCGGTGGCCGGGGGCATGAAAGGCGGCCTGGGCTCGGCCAGCGAGGCGCTGGAAAGCGGCGTAACCGTGGGAGCCCTGGTGGCGGTCAACTCCCTGGGCTCGCTGTTGGACCCGGCCAGCGGCCGCTTTTGGGAGCTGGGCCTGGAGCTGGAGGGCGAATTCGGGGAGCGGGCCACCCAGGCCAAGGAGCTGCCGCCCTGGCCTCCACAGGCCGAGCCGGCCAAGAACACCACCATCGGCATGGTGGCCACCGACGCCACCCTTAACAAGGCCCAATGCGCCAAGGTGGCCCAAATGGCCCAGGACGGCTTGGCCCGGGCCATCCGCCCGGCCCATACCATGTTCGACGGCGACACCATTTTCGCCCTGGCCACGGGCGAGCGCTCCCTGCCCTCCTCGCCCGGGGTTTTCGGGCCGCCGGAGGCCACGGCCGTCACCGAGATAGGACGGGCCGCGGCCGACTGCCTGAGCCGGGCCATCATCCGGGCGGTTCTGGCCGCCGAGGGCCTGGGCGGCTGGCCCGCCTTTAGCGACCTGTCGCCACGGCAGGCAAATCCCTTCACCCGAAATGGATAG
- the pyrR gene encoding bifunctional pyr operon transcriptional regulator/uracil phosphoribosyltransferase PyrR, whose product MQSASLNQPRPVFDSRDIARGINEIAQGLLRRHPDPGGLGLVGIHTGGDLLLRRIEAALSQASGASLNLDKGLVDIAFYRDDWTRLSQVPKLNDTVINFSVEGRRLVLIDDVIFTGRTVRSALEAIFSLGRPASVDLAVLVDRGHRELPLQPDYTGLSLITQRSESVNVFLFPDAGQDHVLLEADKYRE is encoded by the coding sequence ATGCAATCCGCCAGCCTGAATCAGCCGCGTCCCGTGTTCGACAGCCGGGACATCGCCCGGGGCATCAACGAGATCGCCCAGGGCCTGCTGCGCCGCCACCCCGACCCCGGCGGCCTGGGGCTGGTGGGCATCCACACCGGCGGCGACCTTTTGTTGCGGCGCATCGAGGCGGCCTTGTCCCAGGCCTCGGGCGCGTCCCTCAACCTGGACAAGGGCCTGGTGGACATCGCCTTTTACCGCGACGACTGGACCCGCCTCAGCCAGGTGCCCAAGCTAAACGACACGGTGATCAATTTTTCGGTGGAGGGCCGCCGCCTGGTGTTGATCGATGACGTGATCTTCACCGGCCGCACGGTGCGCTCGGCCCTGGAGGCCATATTCTCCCTGGGCCGCCCGGCCTCGGTGGATTTGGCGGTGCTGGTGGATCGCGGCCATCGTGAGCTGCCCCTGCAGCCCGACTACACCGGCCTGAGCCTCATCACCCAGCGCAGCGAATCGGTGAACGTGTTCCTCTTCCCCGACGCCGGCCAGGACCATGTGCTCCTGGAGGCGGACAAGTACCGGGAATAG
- a CDS encoding DsrE family protein, translating into MQILVILSSQDPEIKWNAVRLGNFLLNQNEEVTIFLNGGAADLYQGDSPTFPIREEAKIFALSEGVLAAUGKCMGIHGVDEDQFIKLSNMKFLYEQIKSADKIISY; encoded by the coding sequence ATGCAAATACTGGTGATCCTCTCCAGTCAGGACCCGGAAATCAAATGGAACGCGGTCAGGCTTGGCAACTTCCTTTTGAACCAGAACGAGGAAGTCACCATTTTCTTGAACGGAGGGGCCGCGGACCTTTATCAGGGCGACAGCCCTACCTTCCCCATCCGGGAGGAAGCCAAGATTTTCGCCCTGAGCGAGGGGGTGCTGGCCGCTTGAGGCAAGTGCATGGGCATCCACGGGGTGGATGAAGATCAATTCATAAAGCTCTCCAACATGAAGTTTCTCTACGAACAAATTAAATCAGCCGACAAAATTATCAGCTATTGA
- a CDS encoding phosphoenolpyruvate carboxykinase (GTP) gives MLELNKGVDILTDIGGVKGEAEVDRVLREAMDDTEFAKIEKIKNPLARLKIANTIALGQPDKVIVNTGNDQDKQRIRELCLTQGEERALAIPGHTLHYDLAEEQARIVDRTFYIANPEDTVSSLANRIERTEAYDYVKKHMVGMMKGMILVIGFYSRGPVGAVAAIPAIEATTSLYVCHSAELLYRNCFDQFDAEAERVGHFFTNVHCQGPNRAEDLPNARVFMDRSWQTTYSTFCTYAGNTLLLKKGNHRFAVDRATYYRKGRELSEHMFITGLEGPGGRVTYFAGAAPSGCGKTTTAMVGEKFISDDLAQIWIAEDGTIRSINPETGIFGIIEDVNWTDDPMILDLLRHEKAEVIFSNILVKDDKPYWVGSGEETPKEGFNFQGEWFEGKKDANGKAVPLSHANARFTLRAEVLANCGDKLHDPSGVITKVFTYNGRDADTMPPVRVARDADEGVVIGASIVSKATATEVGATGVKRQPWANQPFIPGALGDNMVAQFEFFNSKDIAEEHRPIMAGLNYFLTHEARGGEGNGLLGEKRDVKVWLGWLDRLIHNEVASIPSPVGLLPEYEDLKNMFAELLDKEYPKELYDKQFALYADKILARVDLQYQAFKKEENIPARLFEIYDEQRKQVEELKAKYGAIISIEQLKEFNG, from the coding sequence ATGCTCGAACTCAACAAAGGCGTTGATATTCTTACCGACATCGGTGGCGTCAAAGGCGAAGCCGAAGTGGACCGCGTTCTGCGCGAGGCCATGGACGACACCGAGTTCGCCAAGATTGAAAAGATCAAGAACCCTCTGGCCCGCTTGAAAATCGCCAACACCATCGCTCTGGGTCAGCCGGACAAGGTCATCGTAAACACCGGCAACGATCAGGACAAACAGCGCATCCGCGAGCTGTGCCTCACCCAGGGCGAAGAACGCGCCCTGGCCATTCCCGGCCACACCCTGCACTACGATCTGGCCGAGGAACAGGCCCGCATCGTGGACCGCACCTTTTACATCGCCAACCCCGAGGACACCGTCAGCTCCCTGGCCAACCGCATAGAGCGCACCGAAGCCTATGACTATGTCAAGAAGCACATGGTCGGCATGATGAAGGGCATGATCCTGGTCATCGGCTTCTACTCGCGCGGCCCGGTGGGCGCGGTGGCGGCCATCCCGGCCATCGAGGCCACCACCTCCCTGTACGTGTGCCACTCGGCCGAGCTCCTCTATCGCAACTGCTTCGACCAGTTCGACGCCGAGGCCGAGCGCGTGGGCCACTTCTTCACCAACGTGCACTGCCAGGGCCCCAACCGTGCCGAAGACCTGCCCAACGCGCGGGTGTTCATGGACCGCTCCTGGCAGACCACCTACAGCACCTTCTGCACCTACGCCGGCAACACCCTGCTGCTCAAGAAGGGCAACCACCGTTTCGCCGTGGACCGGGCCACCTATTACCGCAAGGGCAGGGAACTCTCCGAGCACATGTTCATCACCGGCCTGGAAGGCCCCGGCGGCCGGGTGACCTACTTCGCGGGCGCGGCCCCCTCGGGTTGCGGCAAGACCACCACGGCCATGGTGGGCGAGAAGTTCATCAGCGACGACTTGGCCCAGATCTGGATCGCCGAGGACGGCACCATCCGCTCCATCAACCCCGAGACCGGCATTTTCGGCATCATCGAGGACGTCAACTGGACCGACGACCCCATGATTCTGGACCTGCTGCGCCACGAAAAGGCCGAGGTCATCTTCTCCAACATCCTGGTGAAGGACGACAAGCCCTACTGGGTGGGCAGCGGCGAAGAAACCCCCAAAGAAGGCTTCAACTTCCAGGGCGAGTGGTTCGAAGGCAAGAAGGACGCCAACGGCAAGGCCGTTCCCCTGTCCCACGCCAACGCCCGCTTCACCCTCAGGGCCGAGGTTCTGGCCAACTGCGGCGACAAGCTGCACGACCCCTCGGGCGTGATCACCAAGGTCTTCACCTATAACGGCCGCGACGCGGACACCATGCCTCCGGTGCGCGTGGCCCGCGACGCCGACGAGGGCGTGGTCATCGGCGCCTCCATCGTGAGCAAGGCAACGGCCACCGAGGTGGGCGCCACCGGCGTCAAGCGCCAGCCTTGGGCCAACCAGCCCTTCATTCCCGGCGCCTTGGGCGACAACATGGTGGCCCAGTTCGAGTTCTTCAACAGCAAGGACATCGCCGAAGAGCACCGGCCCATCATGGCCGGCCTCAACTATTTCCTCACCCATGAGGCCCGCGGCGGCGAAGGCAACGGCCTGTTGGGCGAGAAGCGCGACGTCAAGGTGTGGCTGGGCTGGCTGGACCGCCTGATCCACAACGAGGTGGCCTCCATCCCCTCCCCCGTGGGCCTGCTGCCCGAGTACGAGGACCTCAAGAACATGTTCGCCGAGCTCTTGGACAAGGAATACCCCAAGGAGCTCTACGACAAGCAGTTCGCCCTGTACGCGGACAAGATCCTGGCCCGCGTCGATCTGCAGTACCAGGCCTTCAAGAAGGAGGAGAACATCCCGGCTCGCCTGTTCGAGATCTACGACGAACAGCGCAAGCAGGTGGAGGAGCTCAAGGCCAAGTACGGCGCGATCATCAGCATCGAGCAGCTCAAGGAGTTCAACGGCTAG
- a CDS encoding HAD family hydrolase has protein sequence MPDFAYQAVLFDMDGVVLDSMEQHAAAWLRVMGEAGLHVEREFVLLHEGCLQTEVLEKLLQEQGVILPPGQGAAEFMLRLLDGQRRLYLEEFARQVAPFRGAAGLLRALASRGVPTALVTSSRRDQVDSCLPEGLLRSFAHIVTSDDVTRHKPHPEPYLKASQALGVAADGCLVVENAPAGIAAARAAGAVCYAVATTLGREHLSQAHAVFSGLDELTHYLGMGGAGE, from the coding sequence ATGCCTGATTTCGCCTACCAGGCGGTGCTGTTCGACATGGACGGGGTGGTGCTGGACTCCATGGAGCAGCACGCCGCCGCCTGGCTGCGGGTTATGGGCGAGGCGGGCCTGCACGTGGAGCGGGAGTTCGTGTTGCTGCACGAGGGCTGCCTGCAGACCGAGGTACTGGAAAAGCTGCTCCAGGAGCAGGGCGTAATCCTGCCGCCGGGGCAGGGGGCCGCGGAATTCATGCTGCGCCTGCTGGACGGCCAACGCCGTCTTTACCTGGAGGAGTTCGCTCGCCAGGTGGCTCCCTTCCGCGGCGCGGCCGGCCTGCTGCGAGCCCTGGCCTCCCGGGGGGTGCCCACCGCCCTGGTCACCAGTTCGCGGCGCGACCAGGTGGATAGCTGCCTGCCCGAGGGGTTGCTGCGCAGCTTTGCCCACATTGTCACCTCGGACGACGTGACCCGTCACAAGCCCCACCCCGAGCCTTACCTAAAGGCCTCCCAAGCCCTGGGAGTGGCGGCGGATGGTTGCCTGGTGGTGGAAAACGCCCCGGCGGGCATCGCCGCCGCGCGGGCCGCCGGAGCGGTGTGCTACGCGGTGGCCACGACCCTGGGCCGCGAGCACCTGAGCCAGGCCCATGCCGTTTTCAGCGGCCTGGACGAGCTGACCCATTATCTGGGGATGGGCGGGGCAGGGGAGTGA